Sequence from the Rhinoraja longicauda isolate Sanriku21f chromosome 17, sRhiLon1.1, whole genome shotgun sequence genome:
CATTTATCCCAATTTTACTGTTGAAGCTTAGAATTTTTTGTACATGATTGGTCTTTGGCTTCCGTTGCATTGCACTTCTCTGGGTCACCTCCATGCTCTGATAATTTCTGCTGGTGGCCAAACCTCTTTCACTGCACTGCACTGTTATACAAGGATGATTGCACACACGTTACACAAAATGTAGCTTGATatttgtggaagaaattaatttagagggaaattaatggaaaatgaaAAGTGGGGACTTCGTAGATTAGCTTCGAGATTTTATTgcgtgatatcatggagagatggcggcagtaaactgctcaccagttctctgacttcacagcagaattagctgaCAGtaatactgtgcagtaaacaacttttgtgtTTTGTTAGATACTTCTCTAGgaaaatattctatcaactacatgggtaccaattatttcattcatcGTAACGTACTTCTTGTTTATGTTcatcttattcaacaacaaatggttaatacaagtcaaacacaagggcatcttgacattattctatctcaccttttaggcgccaccatcccctctccgagcCCATCATGTcccccatttacagtaacattcCTATGCTACTAGCAGTAGGGGGCGCGGGTGGTCTACTGTAGCTTCTCACAGGAGTGCAAACAAGCTTCATTATCTCCTccactatttcatgtttacatttaccatccacccttcaacgCATTCCCAGACAGGTAATACGTCTAATCCTATTTTGCCGAATCccacaaacctcttctgcacctggtcaacgagagatgccaattgtcacatccaagcacccttttGTTACCTTGTTCagttccaatcaaaattaagtaaggaaggatattaatttttcttccacaatattcatgatttttttttttttacttaagTGAAAGTGTTAAAGTTCgttttctctagacagacaacaatgcaagAAAGTTAGTGGCAAAATagtaaagtctttattacgccaggcgGGAGTGGGGAGATCAGCACCAGGGGTCTTCAGACACCCAAGCTCACCTCGTGTCCCACTCTCCGAAACAAGGGACGAAACGGTACAGTTATATATTTTTCTTATCAGTGAACGAGGTGGCACCACTCACATCATGCCCATACAAGGGGCATGAGAaagaaataagaccatgtccatataaggtatTAAGAAGTCATTAGTAGATTAGTTTTTTCTTAATAATGCAATCTCAGTTAATTAATTTTTTCAGCATAGCCAACTAAAGATCAGTTTGTTTTTTAAAGTACATGCTGTACTTCTCACAGCTTTATCTTTTTTCTGTCTGCTTAGCTGTTCTTCTCACGGTTAGACACTGCTTTATCTTTTTTCTTTGTCTGCTTAGCTAAGCCATGTGCAATGCGCAAGAAGAAGCCGGCAaccattttgtgtatcttttcttttttaaataCTTAAACTCCGAGTTTGAATACTTAAACgctttcattccctccttttatcataacaTGATAACCATTAAAGTCTCTGCAATGCACAGATTGGTCGGACACACTCTATTACAAACATCAAAGCAATTATTAGTAGAAAAATCAAACCGTCGTGCACAATGGATCCCCAAAAACCTCCTAACCAGCTGAATGGCCATAAGCTGCCCTCACCATAACAGCCATGCATCTGGCTTCCAATCTTCTTGATTTTATTGACCTCCTGAAAGATGTGGGCAGCTAAGTTGGTAATATTAGAGGACTCGTCAGGAACATAAGTACAACATTCCTGTCCTATTATGGCACAGGTCCCTCCTTCCTTGGCCAGAATAAAATCCAGTGCCATACGATTTTGCAGGGCCACAGCAAGGAGTGCAACCATCTCAGCTGTTATGGATGAGAGAGCCGCCTATGTATTGTCTAAAGCTTCCGCAGTGTCATTGACCAATTTCCCCATTACCGAGGCCATAGATATCAATTCTCAGGAGGCACGAGCTGTCCCGTAGGACGGGTCGGCAATCATCCAGAATTGCTCTGATTTAGATACGCCTCATTTAGCCCGTAAGGGAAAGGATAACTCAGTCAGCTGTGGCACCACGCATGTGGGGGACTACGTAAGCCTGATAACAACAGCCACGCCATGGCTTGGGCCTTTCCCACGATCCCTGTCACCAGGTGGCATTCCTGGTAACCAAGGGTAAGCCCACGACCCACACACCAAATAAGTCCTATTTAGGGGTCTAGGAGGATCAAACATACCCAAGGTGTCACAGGAGCTGTTTCCCAAAAACACCCCCTCTCCCTTTGTTATTACAATAGCAAATGGCCTTAGCTTTGCTTTCTGGGTAGGAGGTCGTTAGTCTCAGCCGCAGAATTTTTTGGGCACGAGTTTCGGTTGCTTTCCATCCTGATTTGAATGGGGGAACGTACCATCCCTTAAAGACTGATTCCCGACTGCGTCTCATTTAGGAGACGGGAAGCTGCCCAATCCTCAGTTTTATTAAAAAGGATGGCCATCACGGGTGTTCCCCCTTTACTGTTATGAAGGACATGGATGCATATCCAGCAAACACTAGCACTACTACTACACGCAAGCTCATAGCTGAGGGATAGATATACGTTATCTCCCTGGGTCCAGCCCATCCGGGCCTGTCCCAGGATAACAACAAGGATCAGCAGTCCCATTTTACAGACCATACAATTTCCGTTGTTATCTTTTGGCTTTCCCGATGCGCTTGCAGTCAGCCAGGTGTATCCAGCGTGGGTGATCTTCAACTTTCACTGCTGTAGTTGTAGTCAGTAGTACTTGGTTGGGCCCGTTACACCGTTCTCCTAGTTTCTTCCGATCCCAATTTCTTATTAGTACGTAGTCTCCTGGTTGCATGGATTCACCGTTATAGTCAGCCGACAGTGGTCTCTGCATCTCCAATACTGTGAATGCAAAACTGACAAGATTCGAGTCAATTGCTGTACGTATGTAATTAACTCCTCATAAGAGCATGTAGATCAAAACTAATTTCTGCACTGGTAAACGCACTCCAAGGAGTGTGTAATGGTCGCCCATATATGATCTCGGCAGGTGTTAGTTTAGTAATACTGTGTGGAGTAACTCTCATCTCAAACAGAGCAAGGGGAAGGACATTAATCCAACTTTGCCCCATTTCCCCCATTAACTTAGTCAATTTAGTCTTGAGTGTCCCATTTGCCCTCTCGACTATACCAGAGGCCTGTGGATGGTGAACACAGTGAAATTGTTGCTTGATTTTAAAATGCTGGCATATTTCCTTATTAACAGTGGCTATAAAGTGAGGAGCATTGTCAGAGCTGATAGTGGTTGGCAAACCAAAGCGGGGTATGATTTCTTTTAGCAGCAATATAACAGTTTCTGCTGTGTTATTCGTAGTAGGCAAGGTTTCAATCCATCAACTAAATAAATCAACAATTACTAAACAGTATTTATAACACTGTGCACGCAGCATTTCAATAAAATCTAGCTGTATGCATTCAAAAGGCCAGGATGGCATTGGAGTGACTCCCTTTGGACCCTTTACTGCCTTACCAGGATTGCTCCACTGGCATATTATACACTCAGAGGCCTGCTTGAGTGCCTCTTGCCGAATTTTCGGGTGCCACCATGTTTCTTTGGTCATCCTTACCATTAGAATCAATGAAGCCAAATCAAGATTGGCATCATTGTATGAAATTAAACAGTTGAGGAGTCAATGTGATCCAAATCCTTCACAAATTCCGATTAACAAAACCTAAATGCTTTTTTTGAAAGTGAAACACAGCATGAATTAGCAAGTGGTTTGTGTGGATCCCAGAGCTGTAGTAGGGAGGGGAATGTGCTTAACCCCAGGGGCTAGAAAAGGGCAAATTTAATCTAGGATCCACTGATCGCTTTGCAGTCATGTGCATCATTTGTGTTCTCTAATCCTTAAACAGAGAAACAGGCTGATGAAGCCAAGCCGTTGACTTTGGTTACAAGCATAGGGTGGTCAAATGATTGAGTTGATCAGTTGAGTGACCAAAAGTTTGACAAAGAAGAAGGTGGACATTAAaagagaatgtgtaggaaggaacttcagatgctggtttacattgaagataggcacagaaagctggagtaactcagcgggtcagggaaaaGGAATAAGATGGGAATGTGTTGGATTTGCACATCCAGGTGGCATTTACCAGGTGGCGTTTTTCACCGACACATGAAATGTGACCTGAAGGGATTTGCCTATCGTGATCTCCTCTTGTCTCTGCAGGGCGACCTTGCTTTCAAACAGAAGATGAAGGATGAGCAGAAAAAACTGGATGAGCTGAAGACGAAAGCTGCAGGCAAAGGGCCGCTCGGTGAGTGACGTGACGGAAAGTAAACCTCACCGACGAGTTTGGCAGTAAATAATAGTCGAGATTGGTTTGCTGTTCTGGAGTGGGCAGAAAATGAATGTGGCCGCTCTCCTGCTCCCACTGGTTGCTGGCTGTGGGGTCGGCTGCCGTACTGCTGCTCCAGTGTGATCCCAGAGGCAGCTCCGTGTGGCGAGGGGATGTATCTGCATGGACAGTCCCAGACTGGTACTGGGACAGTGAGGCCTCACTCCAAGCTGACCATCTGTTAAATATTCACATTCACTAGGGAACAACCAACCTTTGATATTCTCTTTACAGATCAAAAACTAAACAATTGGAAAGCTTCTGACCCTTATACAAAGATGCATTTAATTCCCAGAACTGATTCTTTAGGTTCGCagtgcaaaggaataggtgatgtttcgtgtcggaacccttcttcatactttgaatctgaagaagggttctgacctgaaacgtcacccgtgtcttttctccagagatgctgcctgacccgctgagttgctccagcacatttggtataaacctgtgtctacagttctttcctaaacatttaATTTATAGTCATATTGACTATGGACCATTTTGCACACCAGTTCCTTTCACTCCTGTCCAATTTCTACTCCAGTTCCGATGTGCTTTTCTGCAACATGAGTGCCAATATGCAGCTGTAACTGTCACTGCTCCTTTTGCTGTGTTTTTCAGTTCTCATTGTTGTTTCTCTTATCCATTAATGTATTTTACATATATTTCCCTCAATTTATGTTTTTATTCCGTTACTCCGTCGTCTGTTGTGTGGTTTGTAAATTGTGCAGTCCTTTTCAATTTGGCACCTGTGCAGAATTACACCCGAGTTTTGTGGCTTGCATCTCGGCTGCATAAGCGACATCCAAATGTTGACACGTCTATTCCAGCTACATTCTTAATGAATTACAGAAATTTCTTGCCCTGCCCCCTTCTTACATGTTTGATCCCTCCCCCCCAGTCATGGTACATCTATGCTTATTTCGGTTTTATTTATCAATTCTCGTGGAACTAACAAACCAGTGCTGCTAAATCAGTCCTGTCATGTTTGTTATCAGAACATACTTGGGACATTCCTAAGGCAGTGAATATATTTGCAAAGTGTttgagtaacccagcgggccaggcagcatctctggagaaaaggagtcggtaacgtttcgggtaggaacccttcttccgactcaacccgaaacgtcacctccttttcgccagagatgctgcctgacctgctgagttactccagcattttgtatctatcttcagtgtaaaccagcatctgcagttccttcctccatgcGCAGTGAATATATTGTTTATCGCACTACAGCAAAAGACTTGCATTTCCAGAGCACCTCTCTTGATCTCTGGATGTCCAAAGCAGTCACCAGCCAAAGTCAACTTGTGCAAAGCAAATGTTCCTGAATAATATGATAACGTATAAGTGGTATTGAATGTTAGTCAGAACAAATCTCTTGCTCAACTTTAAAATGGTTCTGTGGGAGTTGCGCACACACATTGGTTGGGCTCTTGGTTTAGCGTCTCATTTCAAAGATGCATTtccaatgtcatagagtcatagagagagtcatagagtcttacagcatggaaacaggccctttggtctttcttgcccacactagcgaacatgtcccatctatattagtcccacctgcctgcgtttgtcccatatccctctaaacctgtcctctccatgtacctgaggTGCCAATATGCTGAGCATCCAAGGTGGCTTTTCCCCTCCGTTACACTGGAGCCTGGATTCATTTTGCTGAAGTCTCTGGAGTAGTGGTTCGGAACAGCACCACATTCTGAATCGGACAAGAATCGTTACCTTAGAATCAGTTGTGACTCATTCTAAGACAAGAACTCGTATCACATATGCAGCAACATCTACACAAATCCACAGCTCACCAGCAGCTTAATGTATGTGATGTGATGTGCATTTCCTTCTACAATTTCCCTGCTCAACGTGTAAATGTTGACAAGAGAATGTTAAGCATCTGGAGTAAGTGCCTGAAGAAAAGCTCAAGCAGTGGAATGAGGAATGAGCAACATGGTGCTGGAATTCATACTGACGGTGGTCTTTTTGTCTGCAGGTTCTGGAGGCATTAAGAAATCTGGCAAGAAATAACAGATCACTGGAACATCCAAATTAAACCCATTGAAGCTCTAATGTCCATTTATCTTAATAGGGTGGAGACCTACATTtgcaaagtgttttttttaattgtttgagCTTTCTACCTTCCCTTGTAAATTGTACATTTGCTTAAAACTCCAATTAAAAAATCTTTCCTGATTTGGTTTTTAAGTGCTATTTGTCTGCCGTTTCACTAAAATATGATTATTTTAAAGACTAAATGTTTATCAGTGGAGTTAAAATTGGTTCCTTATAGCTTGGTTTCAATCCAGAAGCCATTTTATCTTAGCTATGTCAGGTAGAGGTAATGTCGAGACTTATTTGAGTTAAAATAAAAGATAATATGGTTCATGTAAAAGTGGATAGAATTCCTCTAAACCTCGTGATAGTATCAAGGAAtatggtctctattccttggagtgcaggcggatgaggggtgatcttatagaggtgtgtaaaatcatgagaggaatagatctggtagatgcacagaaacgCTAGGTTTAAGGTGtagcggaaaagatttaataggaatctgaggggtaacctttcacacaaaggatggtgggggtatggaacaagctgccagaggatttaAGAAACaagcaggtacatgaataggacaggttaggagggatatggggcagatgggactagtgatgatggggcatgttggtcggtgtgggcagttgggccaaagggtctgtttccactctggatCACACTATGAATATGAGCATGTCTCTGGTTGCTCATTGTAAACTTTTAAGAGTTTGGAGTttaactgtacggagtttgtacgttctcccggtgacctgcgtgggttttctccgagatcttcggtttcctcccacactccaaagacgtacaggtatgtaggttaattggctgggtaaatgtaaaaattgtccctagtgttaatgtgcagagatcgctgggcggcgcggactcggtgggccaaagggcctgtttccgcgctgtatctctgattttaaaaaaaatcaaagagatCTGTTTTGAGAGACTGGACTATTTTAATCCTAAATTTTGAAATATTGGCTAATGGTTAATGCTTTTACATCTATATGCCATTGATGTTCACAAAGCCTAGATATGTGTGAGGGGATGGGGCAAGATAAACATTCGGCCTAGAGAGGTGCAGCACTTGGTGAATTTGAACATTTGCCGTTGACAGCGTGTTTCTTAATAATGCAAATAATTgtattggcttgtatacactggaatttagaaggatgagaggggatcttatcgaaacgtttaagattattaagggattggacacgttagaggcaggaaacatgttcccaatgttgggggagtccagaacaaggggccacagtttaagaataaggggttggccatttaaaactgagatgaggaaaaacattttcagtcagagagttgtgaatctgtggaattttctgcctcagaaggcagtggaggccaattctctgaatgcattcaagagagagctggattaaatactgtaacctcggaaaaatattcatcttaatacagttcactctccctagcaatgtaattggaagattcatccatttcttcaagtcctcctcaatttttttaattagtggtttataatttagtttatacagattatttaacttattatctactttaacccctaagtacttcatgccttctttttgccatttaaactgactttctcttttacattgatcataattatcttcagaaagaggcattatttcagttttatctttattaattttatatcctgatactttcccatattcttccagtctgaaatataattttcttaaggattccaatggtctagtaagacaaattaaaacatcatctgcaaataaagtaattttgtgtttttcctgattcactttaaatccttcaatgtctaaatctgattttATTCGCTCtaccagaggttcaatggccaatacaaataaagccggtgacaagggacatccctgtctactagatctttccaaattaaatgattgagaagattggccatttgtcaccactttggctttaggttgtttataaagagcttttacccagttaatgaaaccatttcctaatccgtacttctctaatactttaaataaaaaatcccattctaacctgttaaacgccttttcagcatctaaagcaactgctacgctcaattcctttcttttctgtgctaaatgtaaaatacttataaatcttgctacattatcagatattttcctttttttgacaaatccagtttggtcctctttaaccagcttcggtaaatattctgccaatctccttgccaaaagtttagcaactattttataatctgcattcaacaatgatattggtctataagaagatgcatttaaagggtctttcccttttttaaaaattacggttataattgccagtgagaaggattctggtaatgtagaagtttttccgcttgatgtatcacttccataaatactggtaacaacaaatctttaaattttttatagaactcaggcgggaaaccatcttcccctggagatttattacttagcacggtagcgcagcagtagagttgctgctttacagcgaatgcagtgccggagactcaggttcgatcctgactacgggtgctgcactgtaaggagtttgtacgttctccccgtgacctgcgtgggtttactccgagatcttcggtttcctcccacactccaaagacgtacaggtatgtaggttaattggctgggtaaatgtaaaaattgtccctagtgggtgtaggatagtgttaatgtacggggatcactgggcggcacggacttggagggccgaaaaggcctgtttccggctgtatgtatatgatatgatatgatataatacttcctccacctctctcaaagtaaaggaggcatttagtcccatctgctcctcattagagattgttggtaattatatcttggataaaaaattatttatcttaatttcatccttttcagattcagaatggtacagattagtgtagaattgcttaaatacctcattgatttctccaggtttataagtaataatgttttgatctgttctaattgaatttattgttcttgatatttgttcttctttcagttgccatgccaataccttgtgcgctctttctcctaattcataatatctttggttagtttgtaatattagtttttctgttctgtaagtatgtaaagtattgtattgaaattttttatttgcaagtttataatgtaggtaccatcgcgtactaggagttcatacatgtatttggttaaaatttaaataaaaattttaaaaaatttttaaaaagagagctggatagagctcttaaggatagcggattcagggggtatggggagaaggcaggaacggggtactgattgagaatgatcagccatgatcgcattgaatggcggtgctggctcgaagggccgaatggcctcctcctgctcctattgtctattgcctattgtctattgcagtacTAGCTGGAAGGTGCTATGGGAATGAGCATGAATATTTCACAAATACCTTATTGGCCTTTCCTGTTCAACTTTTACAGTACAATATTCAAACCTCTGCTATTCATGTCCGTTATAACTTCAGTGCAAGTCggccatcacccatggtcagcagtGTTTCATTGGTGACATTTTCATTCTTATCGCTCCATGGTCTCTCCCCTTCCTAGCACTGTTGTCTCCAGTCATATTGTCATCCAACGATAGACaccaagttctggagtaactcagcgggccaggcagcatctttggaaaaaagaatgggttacgtttcgggtcaggatccttcttcaggagaagatctgaagaagggtcccgaaccgaaacgtcacccatctcttttctccaaagatgctgcctgacctgctgagttactccagcgctttatgtctatctttagtttcaaccagcatctgcagttcactgttGCTACGTCGTCATccaacacggaaacagacccttcggcccaactagtccatgctgaccatggtgCCCCTTCTACGCCGGTCCCATCTTTCTGCGAAAAATCTGTAGATCTCTCTTCACTTCCATTTCTGTCTTTGTGATCACCCTAAATTTAACCTTTCAGGATCCCAAGCTCTTGGATTCCATCGCAAAACCTCTAACCTTCTCTCCAACTTCTTTAAAAGTTGCTTCCTTTCAACTGCCCTAATATATTTCCAGATTAGTCTGTGAAACTTTGTTTGATGACCTCACTGTGAAACACCTTTGCATGTTTGATGACATTATTGATTCATATTGAATCAAACAGCAGTAATTTAGGTTTCATTCCCGTTTAATCCAGAGGGGGAAGAGATTCAGTGAGAAAGAATAGGGGATACTGGCACATGAAAGTCCAAGTAAGTTTTTACGAGGAGTCACGGATTTTGGCTggaattttctttcttttcagttaTCCATCTCCTTGCATTTCATTAAATATAAGTTGCTAATAAATCcaagaaaggcttgaatagaaacattgaaacatgggACGGAATGAGcaacctgctgccttacagatgcCTTTGAGGGAAGATGGATGAGTAAACAAACAAGGAAAGCTGCCAGAGGTGCAGATAATGTTGCATAAGGGGAGGCTGCAGTGAGGCATAAATCTGGTTTGAGCTGAACAGATCCTGTTTCTGTGTAAATTGTACGCGAAACAGCAGTAGTTTTCAATGAAAGGGTTTATTTGTTGAGTTGTAAATTTCCACCTTGTAGTGCTATCTGTCATCCAGCAGATGGTACAGCTGCATCATTCAAAAATTAAATCAAATGTTGGCACCTGAAGCAGACTGCAGAAAATGTCACCTTTCAAGTAAAAAGTTAAAGTCTGGTGAAGTCTTGCATTATGAGCGAAGAACGTTTTCTTGTCatctgtcccgaaacggaacaattaaatccttacttgcagcagcacaacagatatttaaacatagtaggtgacacagtggtacagcggtagagttgctgcctcacggaaccggagacctgggttcgatcatgactacaggtgctgtctttagagagtttggtacattctccccgtgaccgcatgggtttcccccaggtccTCCGGTTtgattccacactccaaagacgtactggttagttggttaattggcttcgttaaaaattgtaaattctccctaatgCCTAGCTTGTGCTCGTGTaacggggatctctggttggcgtggattcggtgggcctaagggcctgtttacatgctctatttctaaactaaactaaactaatctgtaaaacccataataaacaacaaaaaaagtataTAGATATCCcttatcctg
This genomic interval carries:
- the LOC144601609 gene encoding translation machinery-associated protein 7-like, with protein sequence MSGREGGKKKPLKQPKKSNKEMDEGDLAFKQKMKDEQKKLDELKTKAAGKGPLGSGGIKKSGKK